In Microbacterium pumilum, the following proteins share a genomic window:
- a CDS encoding peptide ligase PGM1-related protein, producing the protein MTTLDTRPAPDAVETLSDLDEEARNARFQLLQDRMSSVWDSMKLDLDDESVVVVPSVTLSLTTAATGSMMQAMEERFLFLLLLLRQPRLRMIYVTSMPIDARIIEYYLALLPGVIPSHALARLHTVSVGDASARPLSVKLMERPRLLSKIAGMIPNRARSHLILYNTTELERDIALTLGIPMYGADPRLAELGSKTGCRRLFGDVGVRYPLGVEDLHSIDDVVDAVGEILAARPTVRQVIVKLNEGVSGSGNALVDLEGITSLPASERRAETLERVKRIQLESPYVPFETYVANLSTGGGIVEERIVGEELLSPSVQMRIHPGGSVELLSTHDQLLGGASGQSYLGCIFPADPAYSRLISEPAMAIGERLAEEGVIGRFAVDFVVVRTADGTWSEYAIELNLRKGGTTHPFLTLQFLTDGRYDAETGRFLTPDGAVKHLAATDHLESDALRAISVGDLFDVVARHGLHFDQSRQTGIVFHMISSITEHGRVGMTAVGDTPEQAMQLYARAREALLEEAHVAARESALPD; encoded by the coding sequence ATGACCACCTTGGATACCAGACCGGCGCCCGACGCGGTGGAAACGCTTTCGGACCTCGACGAGGAGGCCCGGAACGCCCGATTCCAGCTGTTGCAGGACCGGATGAGCTCGGTGTGGGACTCGATGAAGCTGGATCTCGATGACGAGTCCGTCGTGGTCGTCCCGTCGGTCACCCTCAGTCTCACGACGGCGGCGACCGGCAGCATGATGCAGGCGATGGAGGAGCGCTTCCTGTTCCTGCTGCTCCTGCTGCGCCAGCCGCGGCTGCGGATGATCTACGTCACCTCGATGCCGATCGATGCACGGATCATCGAGTACTACCTCGCGCTGCTGCCGGGTGTGATTCCGAGCCATGCGCTCGCCAGGCTGCACACCGTCTCGGTGGGTGACGCCTCGGCGCGACCGTTGAGCGTGAAGCTGATGGAGCGACCCCGGCTGCTGTCGAAGATCGCCGGCATGATCCCCAACCGGGCGCGGAGCCACCTCATCCTGTACAACACCACCGAGCTCGAACGCGACATCGCGCTCACCCTCGGCATTCCCATGTACGGCGCCGACCCTCGCCTCGCCGAACTGGGCAGCAAGACCGGCTGCCGCCGCCTCTTCGGCGACGTCGGGGTGCGATACCCGCTCGGGGTCGAGGACCTCCACAGTATCGACGACGTGGTCGATGCGGTCGGCGAGATCCTCGCAGCGCGTCCAACGGTGCGCCAGGTCATCGTCAAGCTCAACGAGGGCGTCTCCGGGTCCGGGAACGCTCTCGTCGACCTCGAGGGCATCACCTCACTGCCTGCTTCCGAACGGCGCGCGGAGACGCTGGAGCGCGTGAAGCGGATACAGTTGGAGTCGCCGTATGTGCCGTTCGAGACGTATGTCGCCAACCTCTCGACGGGTGGCGGAATCGTGGAGGAACGCATCGTCGGCGAGGAGCTCCTCAGCCCGAGCGTGCAGATGCGGATTCACCCGGGAGGCAGCGTCGAGCTCCTGTCGACCCACGACCAACTCCTCGGCGGCGCGAGCGGGCAGAGCTACCTGGGCTGCATCTTCCCCGCCGATCCGGCGTACTCGCGTCTCATCAGCGAGCCGGCAATGGCCATCGGCGAGCGACTGGCCGAAGAGGGAGTGATCGGACGCTTCGCGGTCGACTTCGTCGTGGTGCGAACCGCCGACGGCACCTGGTCCGAGTATGCGATCGAGTTGAATCTGCGCAAGGGAGGTACGACCCATCCGTTCCTCACCCTCCAGTTCCTGACCGATGGCAGATACGACGCCGAGACGGGGCGATTCCTCACCCCCGACGGCGCCGTGAAGCACTTGGCGGCCACCGATCACCTCGAGTCCGATGCCCTGCGGGCGATCTCGGTGGGAGACCTCTTCGATGTGGTGGCCCGGCACGGTCTGCACTTCGATCAGTCGAGGCAGACCGGCATCGTCTTCCACATGATCAGCTCCATCACCGAGCACGGCCGCGTCGGGATGACCGCCGTCGGCGACACGCCCGAACAGGCGATGCAGCTGTACGCCCGTGCCCGCGAGGCGCTGCTGGAGGAAGCCCACGTCGCAGCACGGGAGAGCGCGCTCCCCGACTGA
- a CDS encoding enoyl-CoA hydratase/isomerase family protein — protein MSTDSILVHVEGGLARVTFNRPAYLNAMDFDMGARWRDVAHEITSDSTVGAVVLDAAGPAFCAGGDVVAMATSGAGGEAVTAAAHVIHDGIRTFALSDKPIVAAVQGAVAGGGLGLMLTADYIVAADSAKFVSKYANIGLTPDLGVSTLLPAAIGQRRALQLLLQDRTLSAAEALDWGLVAEVLPRDEVAGRAEEVARFWLDNATGAFGQAKRLVRVGAHRSFEDNLADEAASIGSRFDTDESKLRVAAFAAASRKTRP, from the coding sequence ATGAGCACTGATTCGATCCTGGTCCACGTCGAGGGCGGTCTCGCCCGTGTGACCTTCAACCGCCCCGCGTACCTGAACGCGATGGACTTCGACATGGGCGCCCGTTGGCGCGATGTCGCGCACGAGATCACGAGCGACTCCACGGTCGGGGCTGTGGTTCTGGATGCCGCAGGCCCGGCGTTCTGCGCCGGCGGCGATGTCGTCGCGATGGCGACGTCCGGCGCAGGGGGAGAGGCCGTCACCGCCGCCGCGCACGTCATCCACGACGGCATCCGCACATTCGCCCTTTCGGACAAGCCGATCGTCGCCGCCGTGCAGGGTGCCGTGGCGGGCGGCGGACTTGGGCTCATGCTGACGGCCGACTACATCGTCGCCGCCGACAGCGCCAAGTTCGTGAGCAAGTACGCCAATATCGGCCTCACCCCCGACCTCGGCGTCTCGACGCTCCTTCCCGCTGCGATCGGCCAGCGCCGCGCGCTGCAGCTGCTGCTGCAGGATCGCACCCTGTCGGCCGCCGAGGCGCTCGACTGGGGACTCGTCGCCGAGGTGCTGCCCCGCGATGAGGTCGCGGGCCGCGCAGAGGAGGTCGCTCGGTTCTGGCTCGACAACGCGACCGGCGCCTTCGGGCAGGCCAAGCGCCTCGTCCGTGTCGGCGCGCACCGATCGTTCGAAGACAACCTCGCGGACGAGGCGGCCTCGATCGGGTCGCGCTTCGACACCGACGAGTCGAAGCTGCGCGTCGCGGCGTTCGCCGCGGCATCCCGCAAGACCCGCCCATGA
- a CDS encoding aminoglycoside 3'-phosphotransferase translates to MSIPVGSVAVPERVRALAHRAALEPVWLNEGGGVTFRTGDGRYIKYGPLTLESSFAGEALRLEWAGAHIRVPHVLEVGADSSHEWLVTRALGGESAVAPRWLAEPATAVRAVGEGLRALHDALPVADCPFEWTVASRIANAARRGIRVPDSLREPPPIDELVVCHADACCPNTLIGDDGYWSAHVDLGALGVGDRWADIAVASMSTEWNYGPGWEDALIAAYGLEPDRPRLTYYRELWNAT, encoded by the coding sequence GTGTCCATCCCGGTCGGCTCGGTCGCGGTGCCCGAGCGGGTGCGCGCGCTGGCGCATCGCGCGGCGCTGGAGCCGGTCTGGCTCAACGAGGGCGGCGGGGTGACCTTCCGCACCGGCGACGGCCGGTACATCAAGTACGGCCCCCTCACCCTCGAGTCGTCGTTCGCGGGCGAGGCGCTGCGCCTCGAGTGGGCGGGCGCTCACATCCGGGTTCCGCATGTGCTCGAGGTCGGCGCCGATTCCTCCCACGAATGGCTCGTCACGCGGGCGCTCGGGGGTGAGAGCGCGGTGGCACCCCGCTGGCTCGCCGAGCCCGCGACCGCCGTGCGCGCCGTGGGCGAGGGATTGCGCGCCCTGCACGACGCGCTGCCGGTGGCGGACTGCCCGTTCGAGTGGACGGTGGCCTCGCGCATCGCCAACGCGGCGCGCCGCGGCATCCGTGTGCCGGATTCGCTGCGCGAGCCGCCGCCCATCGACGAGCTGGTCGTCTGCCATGCGGATGCGTGCTGCCCCAACACGCTCATCGGCGACGACGGATACTGGAGCGCGCACGTCGACCTCGGTGCGCTCGGAGTCGGCGACCGCTGGGCCGACATCGCGGTCGCATCGATGAGCACGGAGTGGAACTATGGACCGGGGTGGGAGGACGCGCTGATCGCGGCGTACGGCCTCGAGCCGGACCGGCCGCGCCTCACCTACTACCGGGAGCTCTGGAACGCGACATGA
- a CDS encoding SDR family NAD(P)-dependent oxidoreductase, with translation MDLTGASALVTGGASGLGLATARRLTEAGAAVTIIDLPVSAGAEIATELGGTFAPADVTDPDQVAAAVETAAAVGPLRVVVNCAGIAPPAKVLGRDGSPSPLAGFERIIRVNLIGTYNVIAQASAVMARTDVTADGDRGVIVNTASVAAFDGQIGQPAYSASKGGVHAMTLPIARELARYGIRVLTIAPGIMETPMLMGLPQAAQDSLGQQVPYPQRLGRPDEYARLVMAIVDNGYLNGETIRLDGAIRMAPK, from the coding sequence ATGGACCTCACGGGAGCCTCAGCGCTCGTCACCGGCGGCGCGAGCGGTCTCGGCCTCGCCACGGCGCGCCGCCTCACCGAAGCGGGCGCAGCGGTCACCATCATCGACCTCCCGGTCTCGGCGGGCGCCGAAATCGCCACCGAGCTCGGCGGCACCTTCGCGCCGGCGGATGTGACCGACCCCGACCAGGTGGCTGCCGCCGTCGAGACGGCCGCCGCTGTGGGGCCCCTCCGCGTGGTCGTGAACTGCGCCGGCATCGCCCCGCCGGCGAAGGTGCTCGGCCGCGACGGCAGCCCGTCGCCGCTCGCCGGATTCGAGAGGATCATCCGCGTCAACCTGATCGGCACGTACAACGTCATCGCCCAGGCATCCGCCGTCATGGCCCGCACCGACGTGACCGCCGATGGTGACCGCGGCGTCATCGTCAACACCGCGAGCGTCGCCGCGTTCGACGGCCAGATCGGCCAGCCCGCCTACTCTGCGAGCAAGGGCGGCGTCCACGCCATGACCCTGCCGATCGCCCGGGAGCTGGCGCGCTACGGCATTCGGGTGCTCACCATCGCCCCGGGCATCATGGAGACGCCGATGCTCATGGGCCTGCCGCAGGCGGCGCAGGACTCGCTCGGCCAGCAGGTGCCCTACCCGCAGAGGCTCGGGCGGCCCGACGAATACGCGCGTCTCGTCATGGCGATCGTCGACAACGGCTATCTGAACGGCGAGACGATCCGCCTGGATGGCGCAATTCGCATGGCACCGAAGTAA
- a CDS encoding SRPBCC domain-containing protein, which produces MTDRTDITGTVTDIGGAPNLVLTRTFAAPAADVWRELTESSRLERWIGRWEGNPKSGHIAFFMTAEDEDAAPEEYTILECDPPRRFAGDTSAATGSWHLWFELVPKGEVTMLIFGQRLNPEDEVGSIGPGWEYYLDRLLAAQRGLNPATVTWGDYYPAMEPAYERLVAGG; this is translated from the coding sequence ATGACCGATCGAACCGACATCACCGGTACCGTCACCGACATCGGCGGTGCACCGAACCTCGTCCTCACCCGCACGTTCGCGGCCCCCGCCGCCGACGTCTGGCGAGAGCTGACGGAATCCAGCCGACTCGAGCGTTGGATCGGCCGCTGGGAGGGCAACCCGAAGAGCGGGCACATCGCGTTCTTCATGACGGCGGAGGACGAGGATGCCGCGCCTGAGGAGTACACGATCCTCGAGTGCGATCCGCCCCGCCGCTTCGCCGGCGACACGTCGGCCGCAACCGGCTCCTGGCACCTGTGGTTCGAGCTGGTGCCGAAGGGCGAAGTCACCATGCTCATCTTCGGGCAGCGCCTGAACCCGGAAGACGAGGTCGGCTCGATCGGACCCGGCTGGGAGTATTACCTCGACCGGCTCTTGGCGGCGCAGCGCGGGCTGAACCCGGCCACGGTGACGTGGGGCGACTACTACCCCGCGATGGAACCGGCGTACGAGCGGCTGGTCGCCGGAGGCTGA
- a CDS encoding DUF488 domain-containing protein yields the protein MELRVKRVYEDPAPDDGWRVLVDRLWPRGVSKERAAIDAWAKDVAPSAALRKEWHGADARAWDAFADRYRAELAGPSAEAVAALRGELSRHPVVTLVFAAHDPVRNHVVVLREALED from the coding sequence ATGGAGCTGCGCGTCAAGCGGGTCTACGAGGACCCCGCCCCCGACGACGGGTGGCGGGTGCTCGTCGACAGGCTGTGGCCGCGCGGCGTGAGCAAGGAGCGCGCGGCGATCGACGCCTGGGCGAAGGATGTCGCACCCTCCGCCGCGCTGCGCAAGGAGTGGCACGGGGCCGACGCACGCGCGTGGGACGCGTTCGCCGACCGGTACCGCGCCGAACTCGCTGGGCCTTCGGCAGAGGCGGTCGCGGCGCTGCGAGGGGAGCTGTCGCGGCATCCCGTCGTCACCCTCGTGTTCGCGGCGCACGATCCGGTCCGCAACCACGTCGTGGTGCTGCGCGAGGCGCTGGAGGACTGA
- a CDS encoding energy-coupling factor transporter transmembrane component T, whose protein sequence is MTLLDAHARTGRMSRVNPVAKLGASALITIPLVLTLDVVSAAVALALELLLMPLAGLGWREFWARTWIVWALAPLTGLTIALYGRTSGEVYVDWLFVEVSQGSLILALATTLRVLAIALPSVVLFATVDPTDLADGLGQVLKLPARFVIGALAGLRMVGLFLDDWRALELARRARGVADRGRLRRFLGMAFALLVLSIRRGSKLATAMEARGFGAPGVRTWARESRFGAAEWGLMAVGLAIASMATAAAVAAGTWNLILGPGG, encoded by the coding sequence ATGACCCTCCTCGACGCCCACGCGCGCACCGGGCGGATGTCGCGGGTCAACCCGGTCGCGAAGCTCGGAGCATCCGCGCTCATCACGATCCCGCTCGTGCTGACGCTCGACGTCGTGTCGGCGGCGGTCGCCCTCGCGCTCGAGCTGCTGCTCATGCCGCTCGCGGGTCTCGGCTGGCGCGAGTTCTGGGCGCGGACCTGGATCGTGTGGGCGCTCGCCCCGCTCACCGGCCTGACGATCGCGCTCTACGGCCGCACGAGTGGCGAGGTCTATGTCGATTGGCTGTTCGTCGAGGTGAGTCAGGGCTCGCTCATCCTTGCGCTGGCCACGACTCTGCGGGTGCTCGCGATCGCGCTGCCGTCGGTCGTGCTGTTCGCGACGGTCGATCCGACCGATCTCGCGGACGGGCTCGGCCAGGTGCTGAAGCTGCCCGCACGCTTCGTGATCGGGGCGCTGGCAGGGCTCCGCATGGTCGGGCTGTTCCTCGACGACTGGCGGGCCCTCGAGCTCGCTCGCCGTGCGCGAGGCGTCGCCGACCGGGGGCGGCTGCGGCGATTCCTCGGAATGGCGTTCGCGCTCCTGGTGCTGTCGATCCGCCGCGGGTCGAAGCTCGCGACCGCGATGGAGGCGCGCGGCTTCGGTGCACCCGGCGTGAGAACCTGGGCGCGCGAGTCGCGGTTCGGAGCCGCCGAGTGGGGGCTCATGGCAGTCGGGCTCGCGATCGCGTCGATGGCGACCGCTGCGGCGGTGGCCGCCGGCACCTGGAACCTCATCCTCGGGCCGGGTGGCTGA
- a CDS encoding hybrid sensor histidine kinase/response regulator, with the protein MNEVLIALGRSSSEPDAVLDSIVESVRRLCRCEAAAVLLVEGDHLVLSSAVGFSTDYVTYVGEHPFQLDRASLVGRVTQDGHTQQIRDVLTDPEYGRQDVRRFVKFRTVMAAPMLLDGEVVGVLSLVRTAVDPFDDRTVSLAGGFAAQAAVVVRNVHLVRALEERGVELARKVDQLEALSEVGGVVSSSLVLDEVLAHIIMNAVRFSGCDGGSIMEYVEEERCFSVRSAYATSADLLARLRRIKVELETTLVGRSALEGHPIAVSDLDAVDLDPHLQLLREHGWRSVLAVPVLRGERIIGALVVRRRTPGEFSQQTVDFLETFASQSALAVWNAQLFRELETKSAELQVASQHKSEFLASMSHELRTPLNAVIGFSEVLLERMFGELNERQDEYLRDILGSGRHLLRLLNDILDLSKVEAGGMELERSTFPVKGALEYAVSMVRERAASHGIEVTLETDPEVVNVESDELRFKQVLLNLLSNAVKFTPDGGRVAVIARRRDGDLAVTVTDNGTGIRLEDRERIFESFQQGRRGAQSEEGTGLGLTLCRRIVALLGGTMWLETEVGVGSTFGFTVPLSAAAAEPSSAAGGGADLPVVVVIDDDHASIDLIAAYLDGLGVRLVPARDGQDGLEVIRALPPAAVVLDIRLPGMDGWEVLTRLRADEATRAVPVVIASILDEKPRGLALGAAEYLIKPVGREALVAALRRVGALPEGPMRGWDGRDPVSAQGIA; encoded by the coding sequence ATGAACGAGGTTCTCATCGCGCTCGGCCGGTCCTCATCCGAGCCTGATGCGGTTCTCGACAGCATCGTCGAGAGCGTCCGACGACTCTGCCGGTGCGAGGCCGCCGCCGTCCTCCTCGTCGAAGGAGACCACCTCGTCCTGTCGTCCGCAGTCGGCTTCTCAACCGATTACGTGACCTACGTGGGCGAACATCCGTTCCAGCTCGACCGCGCGTCGCTGGTGGGACGCGTCACACAGGACGGACACACCCAGCAGATCCGTGACGTCCTCACCGATCCTGAGTACGGGCGGCAGGATGTCCGCAGGTTCGTGAAGTTCCGCACCGTGATGGCCGCACCGATGCTGTTGGACGGCGAGGTCGTCGGCGTGCTGTCCCTGGTTCGGACAGCGGTGGACCCGTTCGACGATCGCACCGTCTCGCTGGCGGGAGGTTTCGCGGCACAGGCCGCGGTCGTGGTCCGCAACGTGCATCTCGTGCGAGCCCTCGAAGAGCGCGGGGTGGAGCTGGCTCGAAAAGTGGACCAGCTGGAGGCCCTGAGCGAGGTCGGCGGCGTCGTCAGTTCGAGCCTGGTCCTGGACGAGGTGCTTGCGCACATCATCATGAACGCGGTGCGGTTCTCCGGGTGCGACGGCGGATCCATCATGGAGTACGTCGAAGAGGAGCGCTGCTTCTCGGTGCGCAGCGCGTACGCCACGAGCGCGGACCTGCTCGCACGCCTTCGGCGCATCAAGGTCGAGCTCGAGACCACGCTGGTCGGACGATCGGCGTTGGAGGGTCATCCGATCGCGGTGTCGGACCTCGATGCCGTCGACCTCGATCCGCATCTCCAGCTGCTCCGCGAACACGGCTGGCGCTCGGTGCTCGCGGTGCCGGTGCTGCGCGGCGAGCGCATCATCGGAGCGCTCGTGGTCAGGCGCCGGACGCCCGGGGAATTCTCGCAGCAGACCGTCGACTTCCTCGAGACCTTCGCGAGCCAGTCGGCACTGGCCGTGTGGAACGCCCAGCTGTTCCGCGAACTCGAGACCAAGTCCGCGGAGCTGCAGGTGGCGAGCCAGCACAAGTCCGAGTTCCTCGCGAGCATGTCGCACGAACTGCGCACCCCGCTCAACGCGGTGATCGGATTCTCGGAGGTGCTTCTGGAGCGGATGTTCGGGGAGCTCAACGAGCGCCAGGACGAGTACCTGCGCGACATCCTGGGCTCAGGCAGGCACCTGCTGCGGCTGCTCAACGACATCCTGGACCTGTCCAAGGTCGAGGCCGGGGGGATGGAGTTGGAGCGCTCGACCTTCCCCGTGAAGGGCGCCCTCGAATATGCCGTCTCGATGGTGCGTGAACGCGCGGCATCGCACGGCATCGAGGTCACCCTGGAGACCGACCCGGAGGTGGTGAACGTCGAATCCGACGAGCTGCGATTCAAGCAGGTGCTGCTGAACCTCCTCAGCAACGCGGTGAAGTTCACTCCCGACGGTGGGCGCGTGGCGGTCATCGCTCGACGACGAGACGGCGACCTCGCCGTCACCGTGACAGACAACGGGACCGGCATCCGGCTCGAAGATCGAGAGCGGATCTTCGAGTCGTTCCAGCAGGGTCGCCGGGGCGCTCAGAGCGAGGAGGGGACAGGTCTGGGCCTCACCCTGTGCCGCCGGATCGTGGCGCTCCTCGGCGGCACCATGTGGCTCGAGACAGAAGTCGGGGTGGGCAGCACTTTCGGATTCACGGTTCCGCTCAGTGCTGCGGCCGCCGAGCCCTCGTCGGCGGCGGGCGGCGGCGCAGACCTGCCGGTCGTCGTCGTGATCGACGACGACCATGCATCGATCGACCTGATCGCCGCGTATCTCGACGGACTCGGCGTTCGACTGGTGCCGGCACGCGACGGGCAGGACGGGCTCGAGGTGATCCGTGCGCTGCCGCCTGCGGCGGTGGTGCTCGACATCCGCCTCCCGGGCATGGACGGCTGGGAGGTGCTCACCCGGCTGCGTGCGGATGAGGCCACTCGTGCCGTGCCTGTCGTCATCGCCTCGATCCTCGACGAGAAGCCGCGCGGGCTCGCGCTCGGCGCCGCCGAGTACCTGATCAAACCCGTCGGTCGCGAGGCTCTCGTGGCCGCGCTGCGGCGGGTGGGCGCGTTGCCGGAGGGACCCATGCGGGGCTGGGACGGTCGGGACCCCGTCTCGGCTCAGGGGATCGCCTGA
- a CDS encoding response regulator, which produces MAGHCILVVEDNPLNLKLVRDVLIASGFEVVAAGSGEEAVTLAESRSPDLVMMDLQLPGIDGYEALRLLRQNPQLGDVPVIAVTAFAMREDRERTAREGFDGYIAKPISVPALTSQIGEFLSRGRARVE; this is translated from the coding sequence ATGGCCGGCCACTGCATCCTCGTCGTCGAGGACAACCCGCTCAACCTCAAACTCGTGCGCGACGTGCTCATCGCCTCGGGATTCGAGGTGGTCGCCGCCGGCTCCGGCGAGGAGGCGGTGACCCTCGCAGAAAGCCGGTCGCCAGACCTGGTGATGATGGACCTCCAGCTGCCGGGAATCGACGGGTACGAGGCATTGCGGCTGCTCCGCCAGAATCCGCAGCTCGGAGATGTGCCGGTGATCGCCGTGACCGCGTTCGCCATGCGGGAGGACCGGGAGCGCACAGCCCGCGAGGGCTTCGACGGCTACATCGCGAAGCCGATCAGCGTGCCTGCCCTCACGTCGCAGATCGGCGAGTTCCTCAGCAGGGGGCGGGCCCGTGTCGAGTGA
- a CDS encoding adenylate/guanylate cyclase domain-containing protein, producing the protein MDDLPQNLRLLDAILSPRGYRLIMASSGEEALAVLPGSGADLVLLDILMPGIDGYEVCRRIRSTPSFEFLPVVMITASGDQEKVRAIEAGADDFVSKPLNQGELLARVASLARIKRYQDTIQRQSAELAAWNLELEDRVRAQIDELQRVNRLRRFLSPQLVDVVMDSGDDGFLVSHRREIVVVFCDLRGFTPFAESSEPEEVMGVLSEFHTAMGELIDRFDGTLERFTGDGLMVFFNDPIPCENPAERAVTMAVAMRDRVAELAAAWARRGHDLGFGIGIAQGFATLGRIGFEGRSDYAAIGNVTNLAARLCVAAGPWQILVTQRVLSATEELIVTESVGDLDLRGFSRPIRAFDVAGMTSRTGG; encoded by the coding sequence GTGGACGATCTGCCACAGAACCTCCGTCTGCTGGATGCCATTCTCAGTCCCCGGGGATACCGACTCATCATGGCCTCGTCCGGGGAGGAGGCGCTCGCTGTTCTGCCCGGCTCGGGAGCCGACCTCGTCCTGCTCGACATCCTGATGCCGGGGATCGACGGGTACGAGGTCTGTCGTCGGATCCGCAGCACCCCGAGCTTCGAGTTCCTGCCGGTGGTGATGATCACGGCGAGCGGCGATCAGGAGAAGGTCCGCGCCATCGAAGCGGGTGCGGATGACTTCGTGAGCAAGCCGCTGAACCAGGGCGAGCTGCTGGCGCGCGTCGCCTCGCTCGCGCGGATCAAGCGATACCAGGACACCATCCAGCGCCAGTCCGCCGAACTCGCGGCGTGGAACCTCGAGCTGGAGGACCGGGTCCGCGCGCAGATCGATGAGCTCCAACGGGTGAACCGGTTGCGGCGGTTCCTCTCGCCGCAGTTGGTGGATGTGGTGATGGACTCCGGCGACGACGGCTTTCTCGTCAGTCACCGGCGCGAGATCGTCGTCGTCTTCTGCGACCTCCGCGGCTTCACCCCCTTCGCCGAGTCGAGTGAGCCCGAAGAGGTGATGGGGGTGCTCTCGGAGTTCCATACCGCGATGGGCGAACTCATCGACCGCTTCGACGGCACACTCGAGCGATTCACGGGCGACGGGCTGATGGTGTTCTTCAACGATCCGATCCCGTGCGAGAATCCCGCCGAGCGGGCCGTGACGATGGCGGTGGCGATGCGCGACCGCGTCGCCGAACTCGCCGCCGCCTGGGCGAGGCGAGGCCACGACCTCGGCTTCGGGATCGGCATCGCGCAGGGATTCGCCACCCTCGGCCGCATCGGCTTCGAGGGCCGGTCCGACTATGCCGCCATCGGCAACGTGACCAATCTCGCTGCGCGACTGTGCGTGGCCGCGGGGCCGTGGCAGATCCTCGTCACACAGCGTGTGCTCTCGGCGACCGAAGAGCTCATCGTCACCGAGTCGGTCGGCGACTTGGACCTGCGCGGCTTCAGCCGGCCGATCCGCGCTTTCGACGTCGCCGGCATGACGAGCCGAACGGGAGGGTGA